One window from the genome of Desulfovibrio legallii encodes:
- a CDS encoding efflux RND transporter permease subunit, with translation MNANPAALFIRRPVATVLIMLGMLFFGLTGYRNLPVNQLPTVDFPTIQVMAELAGADPETMAASVATPLEKEFFTIAGIDSISSVNSTGRTRITIQFALDRNIDAAALDVQSAIGLAQRRMPANMTTPPSFRKVNPADLPILYLRVSSATLPLYALNEYADTLIGQRLSMVEGVAQVIIYGQKKYAVRVQLDPDALATRGLGIDEVADAVAAANSMLPTGSLEGERQSRAIKSSGQLYDARAFRDTVVAYRNGAPVRLRDLGEVVDSVKQDKQLSWGNGGRPAMTLAVERQPGTNTVQVVDAIRALLPSLERQLPPSVGVEIFYDRSESIRESVADVKFTLVLTIFLVVLVIFLFLRNLPATVIPSLALPMSVVGTFAVMAVLGYSLDNLSLMALTLAVGFVVDDAIVMLENIVRHQEMGKDPLTAAYDGAAEIGFTIVSMTLSLAAVFIPVLFMGGIVGRLFREFAVVIIAAILCSGLVSLTLTPMLCAYFLRAAPRNAAGHRPAYGGLYGWLERGFDRLAAAYARSLAVVLRRPRTTLLASLALLALTCWLGYVIPKGFLPTEDMGQLVASTEAEQGISYEGMVAAQHSLDPILERDPHVARFNSVVGIVGGSQSMNNGILLMRLRPAGQRPGIEAVAQRLRRDLNVSPALRVFVRVPPAISIGGRASKALYQYTLFGADTHALYESAQKIEEALRALPQVQDVNSDLQLKNPEMRVHIDRNRAAALGVSPQQIELALQSAYGSREISTIYAPTNDYSVFLELQKKFQRDASALSRLYVRAKNGDLVPLDALAHFTPGVGPIAVSHNGQFPSVTISYNLRPGVALSQGLAAVEAAARPLLPDTVNAESQGTAQAFQSSLTGMGWLLALAIVVIYLVLGILYESFIHPLTILSGLPSAGFGALVTLRLFGLELDLYGFVGIIMLLGIVKKNAIMMLDFALEAQRRDPGLSPLAAIAEGCQVRFRPIMMTTMAALMGALPIAVGIGAGAEARRALGLAVVGGLCFSQLVTLYITPVYYYYMERFSRWCGRRWGGRFHGGAAASEQHEECL, from the coding sequence ATGAACGCCAACCCCGCCGCGTTGTTCATCCGCCGCCCGGTGGCCACCGTGCTCATCATGCTGGGCATGCTTTTTTTCGGGCTGACCGGCTACCGCAACCTGCCCGTCAACCAGCTGCCCACCGTGGATTTTCCCACCATCCAGGTCATGGCCGAGCTGGCCGGAGCCGATCCGGAAACCATGGCCGCTTCCGTAGCCACGCCCCTGGAAAAAGAATTTTTCACCATTGCGGGCATTGACTCCATTTCGTCGGTCAACTCCACGGGGCGCACGCGCATCACCATTCAGTTCGCCCTGGACCGCAACATCGACGCGGCGGCCCTGGACGTGCAGTCGGCCATCGGCCTGGCCCAGCGGCGCATGCCCGCCAACATGACCACGCCCCCCAGCTTCCGCAAGGTCAACCCCGCGGATCTGCCCATTCTGTACCTGCGGGTCTCCTCGGCCACGCTGCCGCTTTATGCCCTTAACGAATACGCCGACACGCTCATCGGCCAGCGCCTTTCCATGGTGGAGGGCGTGGCCCAGGTGATCATCTACGGGCAGAAAAAATACGCCGTGCGCGTGCAGCTGGACCCGGACGCCCTGGCCACGCGCGGCCTGGGCATCGACGAGGTGGCCGACGCCGTGGCCGCGGCCAACAGCATGCTGCCCACGGGTTCCCTGGAAGGGGAGCGGCAATCCCGCGCCATCAAGTCTTCCGGCCAGCTCTATGACGCCCGCGCCTTCCGCGACACGGTGGTGGCCTACCGCAACGGCGCGCCCGTGCGCCTGCGCGACCTGGGCGAGGTGGTGGACAGCGTCAAGCAGGACAAGCAGCTCAGCTGGGGCAACGGGGGCCGCCCCGCCATGACCCTGGCCGTGGAGCGGCAGCCCGGCACCAACACCGTGCAGGTGGTGGACGCCATCCGCGCCCTGTTGCCCTCCCTGGAGCGCCAGTTGCCGCCTTCCGTGGGGGTGGAGATTTTTTACGACCGTTCGGAATCCATCCGCGAATCCGTGGCCGACGTGAAGTTCACCCTGGTGTTGACCATCTTTCTGGTGGTGCTGGTCATTTTTCTCTTTTTGCGCAACCTGCCCGCCACTGTCATTCCCAGCCTGGCCCTGCCCATGTCCGTGGTGGGAACTTTTGCGGTCATGGCCGTGCTGGGCTACAGCCTGGACAACCTTTCGCTCATGGCCCTGACCCTGGCCGTGGGCTTTGTGGTGGACGACGCCATCGTCATGCTGGAAAACATCGTCCGCCACCAGGAAATGGGCAAGGATCCCCTTACGGCGGCTTACGACGGCGCGGCCGAAATCGGCTTCACCATCGTTTCCATGACCCTGTCGCTGGCTGCGGTGTTCATTCCCGTGCTGTTCATGGGGGGCATAGTGGGGCGGCTGTTTCGGGAATTTGCCGTGGTCATCATTGCGGCCATACTGTGTTCCGGTCTGGTCTCCCTGACGCTCACGCCCATGCTCTGCGCCTATTTTCTCCGCGCTGCGCCGCGCAATGCGGCCGGGCACAGGCCCGCCTACGGCGGCCTTTACGGCTGGCTGGAGCGCGGTTTCGACCGCCTGGCCGCGGCCTACGCCCGTTCCCTGGCCGTGGTGCTGCGCCGCCCCCGCACCACGCTGCTGGCTTCGTTGGCGCTGTTGGCCCTGACCTGCTGGCTGGGCTACGTTATCCCCAAGGGCTTTCTGCCCACGGAGGATATGGGCCAGCTTGTGGCCAGCACCGAGGCGGAGCAGGGCATCTCTTACGAGGGCATGGTGGCGGCCCAGCACAGTCTGGATCCCATCCTGGAGCGCGACCCCCATGTGGCCCGCTTCAACTCCGTCGTGGGCATTGTGGGCGGCAGTCAGAGCATGAATAACGGCATCCTGCTCATGCGCCTCAGGCCCGCCGGGCAGCGGCCGGGCATTGAGGCCGTGGCCCAGCGCCTGCGTCGGGATCTCAACGTCTCTCCGGCGCTGCGGGTTTTTGTGCGGGTGCCGCCGGCCATCAGCATCGGCGGCCGGGCCTCCAAGGCGCTCTACCAGTACACGCTGTTCGGGGCCGACACGCACGCCCTTTACGAGAGCGCCCAAAAGATAGAAGAAGCCCTGCGCGCCCTGCCCCAGGTGCAGGACGTGAACAGCGACCTGCAGCTGAAAAACCCGGAAATGCGCGTGCATATCGACCGCAACCGCGCCGCGGCCCTGGGCGTAAGCCCGCAGCAGATTGAGCTGGCCCTGCAATCGGCCTACGGCTCGCGCGAGATTTCCACCATCTACGCGCCCACCAACGACTACTCCGTGTTTCTGGAGCTGCAGAAAAAATTTCAGCGCGACGCCTCGGCCCTTTCCCGCCTCTATGTGCGCGCCAAAAACGGTGATCTCGTGCCCCTGGACGCCCTGGCCCACTTCACGCCCGGCGTGGGGCCCATAGCCGTGAGCCATAACGGGCAGTTCCCTTCGGTGACCATTTCGTACAATCTGCGGCCCGGCGTGGCCCTGAGCCAGGGCCTGGCCGCCGTGGAGGCCGCCGCCCGGCCGCTGCTGCCCGATACGGTCAATGCCGAATCCCAGGGCACGGCCCAGGCCTTTCAGAGCTCGCTGACAGGCATGGGCTGGCTGCTGGCGCTGGCCATTGTGGTTATTTACCTTGTACTCGGCATATTGTATGAAAGTTTCATCCATCCGCTGACCATCTTGTCCGGCCTGCCTTCGGCGGGCTTCGGCGCGCTCGTCACCTTGCGGCTGTTCGGGCTGGAGCTGGACCTCTACGGCTTTGTGGGCATCATCATGCTTCTTGGCATCGTCAAGAAGAACGCCATCATGATGCTGGACTTCGCCCTGGAGGCTCAGCGCCGCGACCCCGGCCTCAGCCCGCTTGCGGCCATTGCCGAGGGCTGCCAGGTGCGCTTCAGGCCTATTATGATGACCACCATGGCCGCCCTTATGGGGGCCCTGCCCATTGCCGTGGGCATTGGGGCCGGGGCCGAGGCCCGGCGTGCTCTGGGCCTGGCCGTGGTGGGCGGACTGTGCTTTTCGCAGCTGGTAACGCTCTATATTACACCGGTGTATTACTATTATATGGAGCGTTTTTCCCGTTGGTGCGGGCGACGCTGGGGCGGCCGATTCCACGGCGGCGCGGCGGCCTCGGAACAACATGAGGAGTGCCTATGA